In Methanobacterium spitsbergense, the following proteins share a genomic window:
- a CDS encoding glycosyltransferase family 2 protein, whose translation MKIFVVVPAYNEEKTITKVIIDLIEMGFEFVVVDDGSKDDTYNIASNIIKKYNKGLICKHLLNRGLGAALKTGIEASLMEDADVIVTFDADGQHDPNDILKVSKPVINDEADVTVGIRDFKEMPSSKKFGNRVMNLITLIFYGINVNDSQSGLRAFNRKAAETIIINARDYGVSSEIIGEVKRHNLRLIEVPIKTIYTEYSMTKGTNTDEGLKILVKLIINILK comes from the coding sequence ATGAAAATATTTGTTGTTGTACCGGCCTACAATGAGGAAAAAACCATAACAAAGGTCATTATAGATCTCATTGAGATGGGATTTGAATTTGTAGTGGTTGATGATGGTTCTAAAGATGATACCTACAATATAGCTAGCAATATCATTAAAAAATATAATAAAGGATTGATCTGCAAACATCTCCTAAACAGGGGTTTAGGTGCTGCTTTAAAAACAGGAATAGAAGCTTCTTTAATGGAAGATGCCGATGTAATTGTAACTTTTGATGCAGATGGTCAACACGATCCAAATGACATATTAAAAGTTTCAAAACCTGTAATTAATGATGAAGCTGATGTTACTGTGGGCATAAGAGATTTTAAGGAGATGCCTTCTTCCAAAAAATTTGGAAACAGGGTAATGAATTTAATAACCCTTATATTCTATGGTATAAATGTCAATGATTCACAATCTGGACTCAGAGCATTTAACAGGAAAGCAGCTGAAACAATAATAATAAATGCAAGAGATTATGGGGTTTCATCTGAAATAATTGGCGAAGTTAAACGTCATAATTTAAGATTAATAGAAGTACCAATAAAAACCATATATACCGAGTATTCAATGACCAAGGGCACAAACACTGATGAAGGTCTAAAAATACTTGTAAAACTTATAATAAACATATTAAAATAA
- a CDS encoding NYN domain-containing protein: MKVIIDASNVAHFGKDKEGKKPSLENLLKAVEALDKLGYEPFPIADASLRHEIDEKDKFNDLLDEGNVHQVPSGTNADHFILKMADEEDTKILSNDNFREFHDEFHDINNRRIPFNFIDGNISIGSSSKPKKVKNILQKICTQMLNDFEKKGLDSYKLKKNKKLSGIAVAKEAIDRISKTNEDGFDSKIEGIFLKIPLFDKVMGMVEDAEKTSDFIIFVLVSPRDYKDAVKNAGNIAVTVGDRLKLDHAPLVAVRNDLFTKPGSFELNIIYSDEILEESPYNVNITINDHDYSFVKKNSRNIASTVAARLGTWKFPIVSVKPSMLMEKPGHFDITLEKGGEK; this comes from the coding sequence TTGAAAGTTATTATAGATGCATCAAATGTAGCACACTTTGGAAAGGATAAGGAAGGGAAAAAACCAAGTTTAGAAAACCTTCTAAAGGCTGTGGAAGCCCTTGATAAATTAGGTTATGAACCATTTCCAATAGCAGATGCATCCCTGAGGCATGAGATAGATGAAAAAGATAAGTTCAATGATCTCCTTGATGAAGGTAATGTACATCAGGTTCCATCAGGAACAAATGCAGATCATTTCATACTCAAAATGGCAGATGAAGAGGATACAAAAATACTTTCAAATGATAATTTCAGGGAGTTCCACGATGAATTTCATGATATTAACAACAGAAGAATTCCATTCAACTTCATTGATGGTAATATATCAATTGGATCATCATCAAAGCCAAAAAAGGTAAAGAATATACTCCAAAAGATATGCACCCAAATGCTTAATGACTTCGAGAAAAAGGGTCTGGATTCTTATAAACTGAAAAAAAATAAGAAGTTAAGTGGAATTGCAGTTGCAAAAGAAGCTATAGATAGAATATCAAAAACCAATGAAGATGGTTTTGATTCTAAAATTGAAGGTATTTTCTTGAAAATTCCTCTCTTTGATAAAGTAATGGGAATGGTTGAAGATGCAGAAAAAACGAGTGACTTTATAATATTCGTGCTTGTAAGTCCAAGAGATTATAAGGACGCTGTAAAAAATGCAGGAAATATTGCGGTAACAGTGGGTGACAGGTTAAAACTTGATCATGCACCCTTGGTTGCTGTTCGAAATGATCTCTTTACTAAACCAGGATCATTTGAACTCAACATTATCTATTCGGATGAAATACTTGAAGAATCTCCCTACAATGTTAATATAACCATAAACGACCATGATTACTCCTTTGTAAAGAAAAATTCGAGAAATATTGCAAGTACAGTTGCAGCAAGGCTTGGAACATGGAAATTCCCTATAGTATCTGTTAAGCCCAGTATGCTAATGGAAAAACCAGGACACTTTGACATAACATTAGAGAAGGGAGGAGAAAAGTAA
- the tgtA gene encoding tRNA guanosine(15) transglycosylase TgtA, giving the protein MGRIGILTTPHGKIRTPALMPVVHPGKQTIDVKEYGAEIVITNAYIMYKNEDLRAKVLEEGVHELIDFPGPIVTDSGSFQLSEYGDIDVNNQEIIEFQALIGTDIGTSLDIPTPPFVKRERAEKELEITIERAIESLEVRGDLMLNSVVQGSTFADLRSKCAETIGAMGFDVYPIGAVVPLMESYRYSELVDVVMASVKNLPDSKPRHLMGAGHPMVFALAVSMGCDLFDSAAYILYAQDDRLMMPTGTFKLANLVEMPCSCPVCINYTPEDLRSMKKNDRMKLIAEHNLHISFAEIRKIKQSIVDGTLMELVEQRCRVHPYLLDALRNLKKYTSLIEEYDPSSKNSAFFYSGPESLARAEIQRHLSRIDRLPKKKNLLLLPRSRKPYSKHIRNDLGKFYTKHIQGDSIVDPDELFNDLQVAVVDVPFAVIPLEIDEVYPLAQNEAPIITDEDSKKFIKEELEKYMNGFDNVVISSKILDRFDMYTIELEPGRDLSENPVRVYSLEEYELDSFKIDLDDREKINCIADYQFGAGSGKALFPGEVKIVKSRKTGKIRHIYEEDVLIATLRATDSVFVLDRDGARRLHSHIDYPEKRVVVNADADPFAREGKSIFAKFVIDCDINIRTNDEVLIVNEKDELLAFGKSILCGHEIMDFNTGQAVKTRKGGI; this is encoded by the coding sequence ATGGGAAGGATTGGAATACTCACAACACCCCATGGAAAGATTAGAACACCTGCACTCATGCCTGTTGTACATCCTGGAAAACAAACCATTGATGTAAAGGAATATGGAGCAGAAATTGTAATCACCAATGCATATATAATGTATAAAAATGAAGATCTTAGAGCCAAAGTGCTAGAAGAAGGTGTTCATGAACTCATAGACTTCCCAGGACCCATTGTAACTGATTCAGGATCATTCCAACTTTCAGAGTATGGTGATATTGATGTTAATAATCAGGAAATAATAGAGTTTCAAGCATTGATTGGAACAGATATTGGGACTTCACTTGATATACCAACACCACCATTTGTTAAAAGAGAAAGAGCAGAAAAAGAACTCGAAATTACAATTGAAAGGGCAATAGAATCACTTGAAGTGCGAGGTGATCTAATGCTCAACTCTGTTGTTCAAGGTTCAACCTTTGCTGATCTAAGATCCAAGTGTGCTGAAACAATTGGAGCCATGGGATTTGATGTTTATCCCATAGGTGCTGTTGTTCCATTGATGGAATCTTACAGATATTCAGAACTTGTTGATGTTGTTATGGCTTCTGTTAAAAATCTTCCAGATTCAAAACCAAGACATCTAATGGGTGCTGGTCATCCAATGGTCTTTGCACTTGCTGTTAGTATGGGATGCGATCTATTTGATTCGGCAGCTTACATACTGTATGCACAGGATGATAGGTTAATGATGCCAACAGGAACATTTAAACTTGCAAATCTTGTTGAAATGCCATGTTCATGTCCAGTGTGTATCAATTACACTCCTGAAGATTTGAGGAGTATGAAAAAGAATGATCGAATGAAATTAATTGCAGAGCATAATTTGCATATAAGCTTTGCAGAGATACGTAAAATTAAACAGTCCATTGTTGATGGAACTTTGATGGAACTGGTTGAGCAGAGGTGTAGAGTCCATCCTTACCTGCTTGATGCTTTAAGAAATCTTAAAAAGTACACATCGTTGATTGAGGAGTATGATCCATCTAGTAAAAATTCGGCATTTTTTTATTCGGGTCCGGAATCCCTTGCAAGAGCGGAAATTCAAAGACATCTGTCAAGGATCGATAGACTTCCCAAAAAAAAGAATCTTCTACTACTTCCAAGGAGTAGGAAACCCTACTCTAAACATATCCGAAATGATTTGGGCAAATTTTACACCAAACATATCCAAGGGGACAGTATAGTTGATCCTGATGAGCTTTTCAATGATCTTCAAGTCGCAGTTGTGGATGTGCCATTTGCTGTGATACCGCTTGAAATCGATGAGGTTTATCCGCTTGCACAGAATGAAGCCCCTATAATAACCGATGAAGACTCTAAGAAGTTTATTAAAGAAGAACTGGAAAAGTATATGAATGGTTTTGATAATGTTGTTATCAGTTCAAAGATTCTAGATCGATTTGATATGTACACTATTGAACTTGAACCGGGAAGGGATTTATCTGAAAACCCTGTTAGAGTATACAGTCTCGAAGAATATGAATTAGATTCATTTAAAATAGATCTGGATGATAGGGAAAAAATTAATTGTATTGCAGATTACCAGTTTGGAGCTGGATCTGGAAAAGCTCTATTCCCTGGTGAAGTTAAAATAGTTAAAAGTCGGAAAACAGGTAAAATAAGACATATATATGAAGAGGATGTTCTAATAGCAACTTTAAGAGCTACTGATAGTGTTTTTGTGCTGGACAGGGATGGTGCAAGAAGACTTCATTCCCATATTGATTATCCTGAAAAAAGGGTTGTTGTGAATGCTGATGCCGACCCATTTGCAAGAGAAGGAAAAAGTATATTTGCTAAATTCGTTATAGATTGTGATATAAATATAAGAACTAATGATGAAGTTTTGATCGTTAATGAAAAGGATGAATTACTTGCCTTTGGTAAGTCAATTTTATGCGGTCATGAAATAATGGATTTCAACACAGGACAAGCTGTTAAGACAAGGAAAGGAGGAATTTAA
- a CDS encoding glycosyltransferase family 4 protein codes for MKIGYFIGHFPYVNLVNTPDYIKKYAHGGTEIAAYNLAVNMANRGNSVDVFTTSIDSIDSLEIYPNMKIHRNATSFKIASANASFKLIYKPLKYDLDIVHAHSPIPYSDLPALLYAKRKKVPFLLTYQFDGQETGGSFMRNTGVSIYNKLFINKVLGSAEVIIATTKAYANESPFLRKYKDKIVVIPNGINIPEVTTPYTREESRINLGLPLEDNIILFFGSLVQYKGPDILLKAFKTVKKEFPNTKLIFAGRGQMFDYLSDLAKKLGVENNVVFTGFVEDEKKPLYYKSADIFCLPSTTMAESFGIVNLEAMAAGIPIVASDLGGIPDIVKHGENGLLAKPCNVQNLADALTYLLKNEDIRKNFGNKGREMVDNYSWDKIAKETEELYRSILQNW; via the coding sequence ATGAAAATAGGATATTTCATTGGACATTTTCCATATGTTAACTTGGTTAATACTCCAGATTATATTAAAAAGTATGCTCATGGAGGTACAGAAATAGCAGCATATAATTTGGCTGTTAATATGGCAAATAGGGGTAATTCAGTTGATGTTTTTACAACATCAATTGATTCTATTGATTCATTAGAGATTTATCCAAACATGAAAATACATCGCAATGCAACCAGTTTCAAAATTGCAAGTGCCAATGCTTCTTTTAAATTAATTTATAAACCATTAAAGTATGATTTAGATATTGTACATGCACATTCACCAATTCCCTATTCTGATCTTCCTGCACTGCTGTATGCCAAACGGAAAAAGGTACCATTTCTATTAACATATCAGTTTGATGGGCAGGAAACAGGCGGTAGTTTCATGCGCAATACAGGAGTATCTATTTACAATAAATTATTTATTAACAAAGTATTGGGCTCTGCAGAGGTTATAATTGCTACCACTAAAGCATATGCCAATGAATCACCCTTTTTAAGGAAATATAAGGATAAAATAGTAGTAATACCCAATGGAATCAATATACCAGAGGTAACAACCCCCTACACAAGGGAAGAATCAAGGATTAACTTAGGACTACCATTGGAGGACAATATAATTCTCTTTTTCGGAAGTTTAGTCCAATATAAAGGTCCGGATATATTATTAAAAGCTTTTAAAACCGTTAAAAAGGAATTTCCAAATACTAAACTAATTTTTGCAGGCAGAGGCCAAATGTTTGATTATCTCAGTGACTTGGCTAAAAAATTGGGTGTTGAAAACAATGTGGTTTTCACAGGATTTGTTGAAGATGAAAAAAAGCCATTGTATTATAAATCAGCTGATATATTCTGTTTACCATCAACAACAATGGCCGAATCTTTTGGTATTGTAAATTTAGAGGCCATGGCAGCAGGTATTCCAATTGTTGCCTCTGATCTTGGAGGTATACCCGACATTGTAAAGCATGGAGAAAATGGTTTACTTGCAAAACCATGCAATGTTCAAAACCTTGCAGATGCTTTGACATATCTACTAAAAAATGAAGATATAAGGAAAAACTTTGGAAATAAAGGAAGGGAAATGGTAGATAATTACAGTTGGGATAAAATTGCAAAGGAAACTGAAGAGCTGTATAGGAGTATACTTCAAAATTGGTAG
- a CDS encoding DUF2304 domain-containing protein: MIEIYQIIAIFLGILAMVLSILRFRDGKMSLGMLFAWIIIWLVIIFISIYPNTTNYFAIYTGIGRGLDFALILGLLLSFYLIFKMYNKIETIEEELTDLVRELAIQQNNIKTDDKQDIEDDSDLKNNIK; this comes from the coding sequence ATGATAGAAATATACCAGATAATTGCAATTTTTCTTGGAATATTAGCCATGGTTCTGAGTATTTTAAGGTTTAGAGATGGAAAAATGTCTTTAGGCATGCTTTTTGCATGGATTATTATATGGTTGGTCATCATTTTCATTTCAATATACCCTAACACAACAAATTATTTTGCAATATATACAGGTATAGGCAGAGGACTGGATTTTGCACTGATACTAGGCTTACTCCTAAGTTTCTATTTGATATTCAAAATGTACAATAAGATCGAAACAATTGAAGAAGAATTAACAGATCTTGTGAGAGAATTAGCTATTCAACAAAATAATATTAAAACTGATGATAAGCAAGATATTGAAGATGATTCAGATTTAAAAAACAATATAAAATAA
- a CDS encoding metallophosphoesterase family protein has protein sequence MPFIAHISDLHVGSFNFKEELIINAIDELNNIHPDVTIITGDITENGYYLEFQEVIRYLDQIKSPIIVVPGNHDARHVGNESFEVIIKKRYGTLKDKKHGLKVIGLDSSEPDLDYGRVGRSQQNFMEKELKKADEENLYKIIALHHHIIPVPKTGRERNVLSDAGDILLSLMKGRADLVLSGHKHMPHVWMMENSAFITAGTVSSLKLRGKTLSSFNTINIEEEFIEIILNRADGTHKCLAKYENTCLGD, from the coding sequence ATGCCTTTTATTGCACATATATCAGATTTACACGTTGGATCCTTCAACTTCAAGGAAGAGCTCATTATAAATGCAATTGATGAGCTCAACAACATCCATCCCGATGTGACCATAATTACCGGAGACATAACAGAAAATGGATACTACCTTGAATTTCAGGAAGTAATCAGATACCTGGATCAAATAAAATCCCCAATAATTGTAGTGCCAGGAAACCATGATGCACGACATGTAGGGAATGAATCCTTTGAAGTAATAATAAAAAAAAGATACGGAACATTAAAAGACAAAAAACATGGTTTAAAAGTAATCGGATTAGATAGTAGCGAACCCGACCTTGATTATGGTAGAGTAGGTAGATCCCAGCAAAATTTTATGGAAAAAGAACTGAAAAAAGCAGATGAAGAAAATCTTTACAAGATCATAGCGCTCCATCATCACATAATTCCAGTGCCAAAAACTGGTCGGGAAAGAAATGTATTAAGTGATGCTGGAGATATACTATTATCACTTATGAAAGGAAGAGCTGATTTAGTTCTTTCGGGACATAAACATATGCCACATGTTTGGATGATGGAAAATTCAGCCTTTATAACTGCCGGAACTGTGTCATCACTCAAGTTAAGAGGAAAAACACTTTCCTCCTTCAACACTATAAATATAGAAGAGGAGTTCATTGAAATAATCTTGAACCGTGCAGATGGAACACATAAATGTCTTGCAAAATATGAAAACACTTGTTTAGGTGATTAA
- a CDS encoding flavodoxin family protein, translating to MVKIIGISGSPRTDGNTSFLVETALKSAEEAGAETEIINLGSLNIEPCVACDICKATGECAIYDDMREITEKLMECNGMIIGSPVYFGSVTSQLKMFIDRSRPLRGSFKLKDKVGGSIAVGGSRNGGQESTISVIQDFLLIHDAIVVGDGAPMAHYGGTGVGGPKGDTMNDEIGIETSKNLGKRVTELAKRLE from the coding sequence ATGGTTAAGATTATAGGAATCTCAGGAAGTCCAAGAACTGATGGAAACACATCTTTCCTCGTTGAAACAGCTTTAAAATCTGCTGAGGAAGCAGGAGCAGAAACTGAAATTATAAATTTGGGATCATTAAATATTGAACCTTGTGTTGCTTGTGATATATGTAAGGCAACTGGAGAATGTGCAATATACGATGATATGAGGGAAATAACAGAAAAGTTAATGGAATGTAATGGAATGATCATTGGCAGTCCTGTTTACTTTGGAAGTGTAACATCACAGTTGAAGATGTTTATCGATAGATCAAGACCACTTAGGGGATCTTTTAAATTAAAAGACAAAGTTGGAGGATCCATAGCTGTTGGCGGTTCAAGAAATGGTGGACAGGAAAGTACAATCTCAGTTATTCAAGATTTTCTCTTAATCCATGATGCAATTGTTGTTGGAGATGGTGCACCAATGGCTCATTACGGGGGAACAGGTGTTGGGGGTCCTAAAGGTGATACCATGAATGATGAAATAGGAATTGAAACCTCAAAAAATCTTGGAAAACGTGTTACTGAACTTGCAAAACGTTTGGAGTAA
- a CDS encoding nascent polypeptide-associated complex protein, with protein MLPGAGMNPKQLKQMQRAMKQMGMDQKDIKGVTEVVIKFKNKEIIINSPKVNLMDFMGQQTYQITGKITEQKIESELIIPDDDIDLVSTQTGVSKEKALETLKETQGDLAEAILRLS; from the coding sequence ATGTTACCTGGCGCAGGAATGAACCCTAAACAATTAAAGCAAATGCAAAGAGCAATGAAACAGATGGGCATGGATCAAAAGGATATAAAGGGAGTTACAGAGGTTGTCATTAAATTTAAAAATAAAGAAATCATTATAAACAGTCCTAAAGTGAACTTAATGGATTTTATGGGACAACAAACCTACCAGATAACTGGTAAGATAACCGAACAGAAAATAGAATCTGAATTAATTATCCCTGATGATGATATTGATCTTGTAAGTACTCAAACTGGAGTATCAAAGGAAAAGGCTCTTGAAACTTTGAAAGAAACACAGGGAGATCTGGCGGAGGCCATATTGAGGTTAAGTTAA
- a CDS encoding MnmC family methyltransferase — MKNNSVYKPLKVQKKVLEIVDECFKKENNGDMDARSVAFDDLKEFLIETGDGSYTIKSEVSEGSSETMHTHHGGLDESLEKYVKPSHLTEKKDVHVLDICSGLGYTTAVCLEYLNNETNPEICIDMVEISPLTLATGLIIPSPVKSHEIVKKAIEDKLFSTGFLKFRTIKEKIPDNIKLNIHITDARELVKNYGFTKETSQNPAKESVNSNESIDKSNTYDAIFLAPFSPGISPELYSLEFLKGLKSMLKNDGMFLTYTAASAVRYAIIKTGLYVGEGPRFGRSGGTLASPLLVNIEKPLSSRDERMVALSDAGTPFRDFTLNDSSIEISERRQNERKIARKDYKFASTVKSPIYLCNDIKIEDRLMRRVLKDIRRLGFEDLESEKSKYIVCPQYRECICGSKCEPLENSSERVIEMEKRLNKIMEYGNIPE, encoded by the coding sequence ATGAAAAATAATAGTGTATACAAACCTCTTAAGGTCCAAAAAAAGGTTCTAGAAATAGTTGATGAATGTTTTAAGAAGGAAAATAATGGGGACATGGATGCCAGAAGTGTTGCATTCGATGATTTAAAGGAATTTTTAATCGAAACAGGTGATGGTTCTTACACCATTAAATCTGAAGTTTCAGAAGGATCATCCGAGACAATGCATACACATCATGGTGGGCTTGATGAATCCCTTGAAAAATATGTTAAACCCTCCCATCTTACAGAAAAGAAGGATGTTCATGTACTAGACATATGCAGTGGACTGGGATACACCACAGCAGTTTGTCTGGAATATCTAAACAACGAGACAAATCCTGAAATCTGTATCGATATGGTTGAAATATCACCATTAACCCTTGCAACTGGACTGATTATTCCAAGCCCTGTTAAATCACATGAAATTGTTAAAAAGGCAATCGAAGATAAATTATTTTCCACAGGATTTTTAAAATTCCGAACTATCAAAGAAAAAATCCCCGATAACATCAAATTAAATATTCACATTACAGATGCAAGAGAACTAGTTAAAAATTACGGTTTTACAAAAGAAACTTCACAAAATCCAGCTAAAGAAAGTGTGAATAGCAATGAATCAATTGATAAATCAAATACTTATGATGCAATATTTTTAGCACCATTTTCACCAGGTATTTCACCAGAACTATATTCCCTAGAATTTTTAAAAGGACTTAAATCCATGCTTAAAAATGATGGCATGTTTTTAACATATACCGCTGCATCAGCTGTGAGATATGCCATAATAAAAACTGGTTTATACGTTGGTGAGGGTCCAAGATTCGGTAGAAGTGGTGGAACACTTGCATCACCTTTACTTGTAAACATTGAAAAACCATTATCATCTAGAGATGAAAGAATGGTTGCATTATCAGACGCTGGAACTCCATTTAGAGATTTTACATTGAATGATTCGAGTATTGAAATATCTGAAAGAAGGCAAAATGAACGTAAAATTGCTAGAAAAGACTATAAATTTGCATCCACAGTCAAAAGTCCCATTTATCTTTGTAATGACATAAAAATTGAGGATCGTTTAATGCGTCGAGTTCTTAAAGACATAAGAAGGCTTGGATTTGAAGATCTGGAATCTGAAAAATCTAAATATATTGTTTGCCCACAGTACAGAGAGTGTATATGTGGTAGTAAATGTGAACCATTAGAAAATTCCAGCGAACGTGTGATTGAAATGGAGAAAAGATTAAATAAAATAATGGAATATGGTAATATCCCGGAGTAA
- a CDS encoding glycosyltransferase family 4 protein has translation MQIDYINGPKTDKIFGMSKYQIEIHKRLDVKLNIIEYESIMHNLEKRYSHPLKSNLENKPDTQTHEDSKLKNFFVEIGRTTLKNIDRYRYKIKVQNNIKKQNIKHITSQENAYLLNSIKTNRSVVTCYDLIPWAFEKNHSRLWKSNMSGLKKADRIMTISEFSKDEIIKYLNYPKERIHIVSAAVDHDLYHKKRNKDILIQHNIPKDQKFILYVGSETPRQNLNFLLRSLAKLKKKLPGIKLLKIGDPQSYGARKQLLNTIRELDLQNNVIFLGYVSEEELPKWYNASDLLVYPCLYAGFGLPPLEAMACGTPVITSNTSSLPEVVDDAGIMVDPNDDNALELNMYNVLTQDDLTQKLTEKGLKRSKIFTWDNAAKETQEVYDSL, from the coding sequence ATGCAAATAGATTATATTAACGGACCAAAGACTGATAAGATATTTGGAATGTCTAAATATCAAATAGAGATACATAAAAGGCTTGATGTTAAATTGAATATCATTGAATACGAATCTATTATGCATAACCTTGAAAAAAGATATAGTCATCCATTAAAATCAAATTTAGAGAATAAACCAGATACTCAAACTCATGAAGATTCAAAACTAAAAAATTTCTTTGTTGAAATTGGCAGAACAACTCTTAAAAACATTGACCGTTACAGATACAAAATCAAGGTCCAAAATAATATAAAAAAGCAGAATATTAAACATATCACCTCTCAGGAAAATGCATATCTGTTAAATTCAATTAAAACGAACAGATCTGTTGTAACGTGTTATGACCTAATTCCATGGGCCTTTGAAAAGAATCATTCAAGATTATGGAAAAGTAATATGTCAGGATTAAAAAAAGCAGATCGGATTATGACAATTTCAGAATTTTCCAAAGATGAAATTATTAAATATTTGAACTATCCTAAAGAGAGGATACATATTGTGAGTGCTGCAGTTGACCATGATCTCTACCATAAAAAAAGGAATAAAGATATTCTAATACAACACAACATTCCAAAGGATCAGAAATTCATACTCTATGTCGGTTCTGAAACACCAAGACAGAATCTGAACTTCCTGTTAAGATCACTAGCAAAACTTAAAAAGAAATTACCAGGTATCAAACTGTTAAAAATAGGTGATCCTCAAAGCTACGGGGCTAGAAAACAGTTGTTAAATACAATAAGAGAGTTGGATCTTCAAAATAATGTTATATTTCTTGGATATGTATCAGAAGAAGAACTACCCAAGTGGTACAATGCATCAGACCTTCTTGTTTATCCATGTTTATATGCTGGATTTGGTTTGCCTCCTCTTGAAGCCATGGCATGCGGTACGCCCGTAATAACCTCAAATACCAGCTCCCTACCGGAAGTTGTTGATGACGCAGGAATAATGGTAGATCCAAATGATGATAATGCCCTGGAATTAAATATGTACAATGTCCTTACACAGGATGATTTGACCCAAAAATTAACAGAAAAGGGACTTAAAAGATCTAAAATATTCACATGGGACAATGCTGCCAAAGAAACCCAGGAAGTATACGATTCTTTGTAA
- a CDS encoding glycosyltransferase family 2 protein, which produces MKQKVSIIILNWNGWEDTIECLESLYQVDYPDYDVIVVDNGSQIESVEMLKKYASGDLSVESDFFVYNEFNKPINIFEYTAKGLKSLQIINENYNNLNSNNKLILIKNEINSGFSEGNNIGIKFSLQFLNSDYILLLNNDTVVDKNFLNELVKFADTDHKAGIVGPMVNYYDKPDKTAYIGHNVNLCNGRISDPPIIDVNNPKSVQIDYVVGCGLLIKRRVIDDIGLLDPNYFLYYEDADWCLRAKKHGYDIFYVPKSKIWHKIPSEEIRSLSSYYYGNRNSFLLIKKNRDSFNLFCYIQLFINKLIFALYLMVKGKSNASNMVMHAVYDAIRDDYGYKKLE; this is translated from the coding sequence ATGAAGCAAAAAGTTTCAATAATAATCCTTAACTGGAATGGATGGGAAGATACAATAGAATGTCTTGAATCACTTTATCAAGTAGACTATCCTGATTATGATGTGATTGTAGTTGATAATGGTTCTCAAATTGAGTCTGTTGAAATGTTAAAGAAATATGCATCAGGAGACCTTTCAGTTGAATCAGATTTTTTTGTTTATAATGAATTTAACAAACCTATTAACATCTTTGAATATACTGCCAAGGGATTAAAATCATTGCAAATAATTAATGAAAATTATAATAATTTAAATTCAAATAATAAGCTTATATTAATTAAAAATGAAATTAATTCTGGCTTTTCTGAAGGCAATAATATTGGTATAAAGTTTTCGTTGCAATTTTTAAATTCGGATTATATTCTGCTTCTAAATAATGATACAGTGGTTGATAAGAATTTCTTAAATGAACTTGTAAAATTTGCAGATACCGACCATAAAGCGGGTATTGTAGGGCCAATGGTTAATTACTATGATAAACCGGATAAAACTGCTTATATTGGGCATAATGTAAATTTATGCAATGGTAGAATATCAGATCCTCCAATAATTGATGTAAACAATCCCAAATCCGTGCAGATCGATTATGTTGTTGGTTGTGGATTGCTTATAAAGAGAAGAGTTATTGATGATATTGGATTACTTGATCCAAATTATTTTTTATATTATGAAGATGCTGACTGGTGTTTAAGAGCTAAGAAACATGGCTATGACATATTTTACGTGCCAAAATCTAAAATATGGCATAAAATACCTTCAGAAGAGATAAGATCTTTGAGTTCATATTATTATGGGAATAGAAACTCTTTTTTATTGATAAAAAAGAATAGGGATTCTTTTAATTTATTTTGTTATATCCAATTATTTATCAATAAACTCATTTTTGCACTTTATTTAATGGTTAAGGGCAAAAGTAATGCATCTAATATGGTAATGCATGCAGTTTATGATGCAATTAGAGATGATTATGGATATAAAAAACTGGAATAG